One window of Coregonus clupeaformis isolate EN_2021a unplaced genomic scaffold, ASM2061545v1 scaf2699, whole genome shotgun sequence genomic DNA carries:
- the LOC121577152 gene encoding LOW QUALITY PROTEIN: receptor-type tyrosine-protein phosphatase beta-like (The sequence of the model RefSeq protein was modified relative to this genomic sequence to represent the inferred CDS: substituted 1 base at 1 genomic stop codon), with the protein MKLHHTQSSKCLWANTSSAIPRHARLASISNCDSAPAWKCYDKLGTFGLAKKPMYLKKQGIRVVIRGDQSYSNWTKYEEVDSGGRQVMTHLCARKGSTTISTTRMYSSTHKPVAYTSTVHAIRTAPITAINTHSSSNTMRTHSRTPRQISILRVPITTPKSVVTYESMVATHTYDIVKTQTRWMATMGLIPSSISTAITSSGAALNDSHDFILSIPALSTTDSAMDKTVNAATENALLDSRNDAKIPSVNQATSSSTPIIVDKLVSTDPTTTVVSSTISSVPNSSAKTDSKSTSASVDVTADAKVTTSVALSTPTPDSTTNSAATTIPIGTTALSTTRKLPPRKTVPSTPKTTTMQTTTTAAPTTPIVAQTTMTTANPKMKVAPTTTATASLTITSTPPTISSTVKTTAKPKKKIAPPTTSTAPPTTSSTPPTTHPITSTTAQPTTTTTPPTTTTNLPTTTKILPTTTATTTTTTTPTTTTTTPTTTTTTSTTTTTTSTTTTTIAPLTTTKTTPTTTTTTPTTTITTPTTTKTTPITSTPTTTTSTTTTTTPTTTTTIAPLTTTKTTPTTTPTTTITTPITSTPTSTTPTPTTTTTTTTTAPPTTATAPTTTTTVPTTTTELTTTPQVETTEAVKCSFNLTEISANTDSIALKLITKGEACNFTVFYENGLSGITDCDQYGEDSNVYICDIRDLEPGTLHQFEVISKNDGERGNVSVQTDPVGPSRLDVLPDQVQAAQYKSPIQGQGGSRGLHISWPRSHGQVNWYELTLQDTKTGTSRSSRVMGTAATQSHFTALTPGTLYALSLVATAGNKTALPVLATASTAPSAVSGLQLSPSSSSLGVSWQPGPGRREGFRLLLREQQGGLVRNVTLKSSVTSHTLDDLLPGTLYTVTVVTEAEGLQNAISKQAVTAPVAVSDLLLENNGSLDTLRASWVKARGGVDAYLVSLATLGSANQDRKLPPNATEVVFSGLTPGRLYQVTVSSKVGEQTTEAVATGRTVPDKVSQLSMVGVIDGSTMKITWSPPRGDRENYRVLLLNGTVALLNETVSRLVRQYSFSGAYLGLVPGRLHTAQVMVESGLFGNTAQCQGRLAPRPVQQLVVRHSDETSLSVLWSRPEGVWDGYTVVLRQADTVVSQRTLSRDARECTFNVLMPGRQYAIAVTTNSGGLNSSASVIGRTTPAQVTSLRVTNGGSTDSLQTQWERAAGELDSYRVLLIHDSSVIKNKSTSAHTTAYSFLALKPGALYRVVVITVRAGQASRQNVAEGHTVPAAVGVVTVSNNGRMDFLSVSWRPAQGDVDSYLVTLRDRERTVHTLVVSKSSPECVFKSLVSGRLYNISIISRSGVYENHTIVQERTQPSSVQNYGKYETSMSTDGRTFPAAVGSLALAGRGTEDLRVTWLAAPGDVDHYEVQLLFNDMKVFPPITLGSNVGKCVLSSLTPGRLYKIHVSTFSGPNQRAQFIEGRTVPSKVKNIHVSNNGQSNSLKISWTPGQGDVDSYSVSLSLDGPEGRMLETRPVPKHLNXLGFSSLQPGQLYSVTVRSISGILLNNNTASGRTVPSAVTGLQADNRHTTCSIQVSWQEARGVADGYSLQLLDDRGHLVTNSSQASSGSTPLQHHFDGLTPGKRYHILVHTTSGGVHSEGVTTEARTRPAAVSNLSIQANSSSSLSFHWSPPEGELEGYDLYLYNGDDTLYDRRSSLPNTLQVSFQGLRPGASYRMVVLTRSGEQTNDTAIWARTVPAAVTSLQARSHHQSEVLWVSWERAAGELSGYLLSVYNPDGSQQAEESLGPDATEHAVPTLIPGRLYHAVILTRSGELTNRATTQGRTAPRPPTSVSFGGVTNTSLELTWSGPAGSDYDDFDLQWAPRDHLSVFNPYHTRTSGSRILKGLYPGRLYNFSLRTVSGAVRGVGEDGSPAYSLPIHKSIRTKPERVQYLHCRPQNSTSISCSWAPPEADYDSYTIECLHRDSRTLVYSRRTGRDSTLYHITQLEPHKRYTVSIKAISDSMTSEAAEDSVVTMIDREYQRGCV; encoded by the exons ATGAAGTTGCATCACACACAATCATCCAAGTGTCTCTGGGCCAACACGAGCAGTGCAATACCTCGGCACGCGCGCCTGGCCTCGATCAGCAACTGTGACAGCGCACCTGCCTGGAAATGTTACGACAAACTGGGTACTTTCGGGTTAGCGAAGAAGCCCATGTACCTGAAGAAACAAGGTATACGCGTTGTAATTAGAGGAGATCAGAGTTATTCTAACTGGACAAAGTACGAAGAAGTCGACTCAGGAGGGAGACAGGTGATGACACATTTATGCGCGCGTAAAG GGTCCACCACCATCTCAACCACCAGAATGTATTCATCAACACACAAACCTGTGGCATACACCAGCACTGTCCACGCCATCAGAACGGCCCCTATAACAGCCATAAACACTCACTCTTCATCAAACACTATGAGAACCCATAGTAGGACCCCACGGCAGATCTCTATTTTAAGAGTTCCCATCACAACGCCTAAGAGTGTGGTGACCTATGAGTCTATGGTGGCAACGCACACTTATGACATCGTCAAGACTCAGACGAGATGGATGGCTACGATGGGTCTTATTCCCAGTTCCATCTCAACGGCCATCACATCATCAGGGGCAGCTCTCAACGACAGCCATGATTTTATCTTGTCCATTCCTGCTTTGTCCACAACTGACTCTGCCATGGACAAAACGGTGAATGCTGCCACCGAAAATGCCCTCCTCGACTCGAGGAACGATGCCAAGATTCCATCAGTAAACCAAGCAACTTCCAGTTCCACCCCCATTATTGTAGATAAGCTGGTGTCAACTGACCCTACCACTACTGTGGTTTCCTCTACAATTTCCTCAGTGCCCAACTCAAGTGCTAAGACAGATTCAAAATCCACTTCTGCATCCGTAGACGTTACCGCTGATGCTAAAGTCACAACTTCTGTTGCTTTATCTACCCCAACCCCTGATTCCACCACTAATTCTGCTGCTACCACCATACCTATCGGTACCACAGCATTGTCCACAACTAGGAAATTACCCCCCAGAAAGACTGTTCCATCTACACCCAAAACCACAACAATGCAGACTACAACAACCGCTGCCCCTACTACTCCTATTGTCGCCCAAACAACTATGACTACAGCAAATCCCAAAATGAAAGTAGCCCCAACCACAACCGCCACAGCCTCACTCACAATAACTTCAACTCCTCCCACAATATCTTCAACAGTAAAGACTACAGCTAAACCCAAAAAGAAAATAGCCCCACCCACAACCTCCACAGCCCCACCCACTACCTCTTCAACTCCACCCACAACCCATCCAATCACATCTACAACAGCCCAACCCACGACCACTACCACCCCTCCCACAACTACAACAAACCTGCCCACAACTACCAAGATTTTGCCTACAACTACCGCAACCACAACTACCACAACCACACCCACAACTACCACAACCACACCCACAACTACCACAACCACATCCACAACTACTACAACCACATCCACAACCACTACAACCATAGCTCCACTCACAACTACCAAAACCACACCCACAACTACCACAACCACACCCACAACTACTATAACCACACCCACAACTACCAAAACCACACCCATAACTTCCACACCCACTACTACCACATCCACAACTACCAcaaccacacccacaaccactaCAACCATAGCTCCACTCACAACTACCAaaaccacacccacaaccacacCCACAACTACTATAACCACACCCATAACTTCCACACCCACTTctaccacacccacacccactactaccacaaccacaactacCACAGCCCCACCTACAACAGCTACAGCtccaacaacaactactacagtACCGACTACAACCACAGAgttgaccaccaccccacag GTCGAGACCACTGAAGCAGTGAAGTGTTCATTTAACCTGACTGAAATCAGCGCCAATACGGATTCTATTGCACTGAAATTAATAACTAAAGGAGAAGCGTGTAACTTCACCGTGTTTTATGAGAATGGTCTGTCCGGTATAACGGATTGTGATCAATATGGGGAGGACAGTAACGTGTATATCTGCGATATAAGGGATTTGGAACCTGGGACATTACACCAATTCGAAGTTATATCGAAGAATGATGGAGAGAGGGGCAACGTATCAGTGCAAACAG acccagtgGGTCCATCcaggttggacgtactaccaGACCAGGTCCAGGCAGCCCAGTATAAGAGTCCTATTCAGGGTCAGGGTGGCTCCCGTGGCCTGCACATATCCTGGCCTCGTTCTCATGGGCAGGTCAACTGGTATGAGCTCACACTACAGGACACCAAAACAGGGACGAGCCGCAGTTCCCGCGTCATGGGTACTGCCGCCACTCAGTCTCACTTCACCGCCCTCACCCCTGGAACCCTCTATGCCCTCAGCCTGGTGGCAACGGCTGGGAATAAAACAGCCCTGCCAGTGCTGGCCACTGCATCCACAG CTCCCTCAGCCGTCAGCGGTCTtcagctctctccctcctccagcagCCTGGGTGTTTCCTGGCAGCCCGGCCCAGGCAGGAGAGAGGGATTCAGGTTGCTGCTGAGGGAGCAGCAGGGCGGCCTAGTCAGGAACGTCACCCTTAAGAGTAGTGTCACCTCCCACACCCTTGACGACCTGTTGCCTGGGACCCTGTACACTGTCACCGTGGTGACTGAGGCTGAAGGTCTCCAGAACGCCATCTCCAAACAAGCAGTCACAG CTCCTGTGGCGGTGTcagacctcctcttggagaacaACGGCAGTCTGGACACCCTGAGGGCCTCCTGGGTCAAAGCTAGGGGCGGCGTGGATGCATACCTGGTCTCCCTGGCAACCCTGGGCTCAGCCAATCAGGACAGGAAGCTTCCCCCAAACGCCACAGAGGTGGTCTTCAGCGGCCTGACCCCTGGACGGCTCTATCAGGTGACCGTGAGTTCAAAGGTCGGAGAGCAGACAACTGAGGCTGTGGCCACAGGCAGAACAG TGCCAGACAAGGTGTCTCAGCTGTCCATGGTGGGCGTCATTGATGGCAGCACTATGAAGATTACATGGTCGCCCCCTAGAGGGGACCGGGAGAACTACCGTGTCCTGCTACTGAATGGCACAGTGGCTCTACTCAATGAGACAGTGAGCAGGCTGGTTAGACAGTACTCCTTCTCTGGGGCTTACTTGGGGCTGGTGCCTGGCAGGCTCCACACAGCTCAGGTCATGGTGGAGAGCGGTCTGTTTGGCAACACCGCTCAATGTCAGGGGAGGCTAG cCCCTCGGCCTGTCCAGCAGCTGGTGGTCCGACACAGTGATGAGACGTCTCTGAGCGTGCTTTGGTCTCGTCCAGAGGGGGTGTGGGACGGGTACACCGTGGTCTTGAGACAGGCGGACACTGTTGTGTCACAGAGGACACTGTCCCGTGACGCCAGGGAGTGCACATTCAACGTCCTCATGCCCGGACGCCAGTACGCCATTGCCGTCACGACCAACAGTGGGGGCCTAAACAGCTCGGCTTCAGTGATTGGACGAACTA cCCCGGCGCAGGTGACCAGTCTGCGTGTGACCAACGGTGGTAGCACAGACAGCCTCCAAACCCAGTGGGAGCGGGCGGCTGGCGAGCTGGACTCGTACCGTGTGCTGCTCATCCATGACAGCAGTGTGATCAAGAACAAGAGCACCTCGGCCCACACCACAGCCTACAGCTTCCTGGCGCTGAAGCCTGGAGCCCTCTACAGGGTGGTGGTCATCACTGTCAGGGCCGGACAGGCCTCCAGGCAGAATGTGGCAGAGGGACACACAG TCCCTGCTGCCGTAGGTGTGGTGACAGTCAGTAACAACGGTCGTATGGACTTCCTCAGTGTGTCGTGGCGACCAGCCCAAGGCGACGTGGATAGTTACCTGGTCACCCTGAGGGACCGTGAGAGGACCGTCCACACCCTGGTTGTGTCCAAGTCCAGCCCTGAGTGTGTGTTCAAGTCCCTTGTGTCTGGACGGCTCTATAACATCTCTATCATCTCCCGCAGTGGAGTCTATGAGAATCACACCATCGTGCAGGAACGCACAC AGCCCTCTAGTGTCCAAAACTATGGGAAGTATGAGACCAGCATGTCCACAGACGGAAGGACCT TCCCTGCGGCGGTGGGATCACTAGCCCTGGCTGGGCGGGGCACGGAGGACCTTCGTGTCACCTGGTTGGCTGCTCCGGGGGACGTGGATCACTACGAGGTGCAGCTCCTCTTCAACGACATGAAG GTGTTCCCACCCATCACCCTGGGCAGCAACGTGGGGAAGTGTGTCCTTTCCTCCCTCACCCCAGGACGCCTCTATAAGATCCACGTTTCCACCTTCAGCGGACCCAACCAGAGGGCCCAGTTCATAGAGGGCAGGACAG TTCCGAGCAAGGTCAAGAACATCCACGTAAGCAACAATGGGCAGAGCAACAGCCTGAAGATCAGCTGGACCCCGGGGCAGGGTGACGTGGACAGCTACTCTGTGTCCCTGTCACTGGACGGGCCAGAGGGACGCATGCTGGAGACGCGACCCGTACCCAAACACCTGAATTAGCTGGGGTTCAGCTCCCTGCAGCCTGGACAGCTGTACAGTGTGACTGTAAGGTCTATCAGTGGTATACTGTTGAACAACAACACGGCCAGCGGACGCACCG tcccctCTGCAGTGACGGGCCTGCAGGCTGACAACAGACACACCACCTGCAGTATTCAGGTCAGCTGGCAGGAGGCCCGGGGCGTGGCGGACGGCTACAGCCTGCAGCTGCTGGACGACAGGGGACACCTGGTCACCAACAG CTCCCAGGCCTCCTCCGGGTCCACACCGCTCCAGCACCATTTCGACGGCCTCACCCCGGGGAAGAGGTACCATATCCTGGTCCACACCACCAGCGGAGGGGTCCACAGCGAGGGGGTCACCACTGAAGCACGCACGC GTCCGGCGGCGGTTAGCAACCTCTCCATCCAggccaacagcagcagcagcctgtcCTTCCACTGGTCTCCCCCAGAGGGAGAGTTGGAAGGTTACGACCTCTACCTGTACAACGGAGACGACACCCTGTACGACCGGCGCAGCAGCCTGCCCAACACGCTGCAGGTCTCCTTCCAGGGCCTGAGGCCTGGTGCCTCCTacaggatggtggtgttaacACGCAGCGGAGAGCAGACCAACGACACAGCTATCTGGGCCAGGACTG TCCCGGCTGCAGTGACGTCTCTGCAGGCCCGGAGTCATCACCAGTCGGAGGTGCTGTGGGTGTCGTGGGAGCGTGCAGCGGGGGAGCTGAGCGGCTACTTGCTGTCTGTCTACAACCCAGATGGCTCCCAGCAGGCAGAGGAGTCTCTAGGGCCCGACGCCACGGAGCATGCCGTCCCCACTCTGATCCCCGGGCGCCTATACCATGCTGTCATCCTCACCCGCAGTGGCGAGCTCACAAACAGGGCCACCACTCAGGGCAGGACCG CCCCCAGACCCCCTACCTCTGTGTCATTCGGCGGGGTCACCAACACTTCACTGGAACTGACCTGGAGTGGTCCTGCAGGCAGCGACTACGACGACTTTGACCTGCAGTGGGCCCCCCGGGACCACCTGTCTGTGTTCAACCCCTACCACACCCGGACCTCCGGCAGCCGCATCCTTAAGGGCCTGTACCCCGGACGCCTGTACAACTTCAGCCTGCGTACTGTCAGTGGGGCTGTTCGTGGTGTTGGTGAGGATGGGAGCCCTGCCTACAGCCTTCCCATCCACAAGAGCATCCGAACCA AGCCAGAGCGTGTTCAGTACCTACACTGCCGCCCCCAgaactccacctctatctcctgcTCCTGGGCCCCCCCGGAGGCTGACTATGACTCCTACACCATTGAGTGCCTCCACCGGGACTCCCGCACCCTGGTGTACTCCCGGCGTACGGGCCGCGACAGCACCCTCTACCACATCACCCAGCTGGAGCCACACAAACGCTACACCGTCTCCATCAAGGCCATCTCCGACAGCATGACTAGCGAGGCCGCTGAGGATAGCGTGGTCACCATGATCGACCGTGAGTACCAAAGGGGTTGTGTTTAG
- the LOC121531545 gene encoding uncharacterized protein LOC121531545 yields MDCFCFPAPMRVQYLTRQPTESQKVGLFREKVTLMWEAIKVLKSDQEAMMAQLKKSQKKQQKDEELLHKSQWKQGKDNQQLCLVIRRLENKVDVVTKELWAELKRLGELIEENKNGAGDSSASLKPCWEFPIPVPPTGQPRPTSGRHQYYAQYPCVPHVRSATNQSVSQTGSSRVLPAGQRLHRRSPVLPPLVDPPMPITHWFPDLSPPKRPLPLPPAILEELYTDTSSDPAFRQEKVIEEMMKILEEEREKDRVDILAVVEKEMEKKLKKLQRESPAHRIQKTEQEMVEMMKAIEKERELDRIEILEMVGKEMDRKWKKMQNVGQKEK; encoded by the exons ATGGACTGTTTCTGTTTTCCTGCTCCAATGAGAGTACAATACCTTACT AGGCAGCCCACCGAGTCTCAGAAAGTGGGTCTCTTCAGAGAGAAGGTGACTCTGATGTGGGAGGCTATCAAAGTCCTGAAGAGTGACCAGGAAGCCATGATGGCTCAGCTCAAAAAGAGCCAGAAGAAACAGCAGAAGGATGAGGAGCTGTTGCATAAAAGCCAATGGAAGCAGGGGAAGGACAACCAGCAACTCTGTTTGGTCATCAGAAGGCTGGAGAATAAGGTAGATGTGGTGACCAAGGAGCTCTGGGCAGAGCTGAAGAGACTGGGAGAGCTGATTGAGGAG AACAAGAATGGTGCGGGCGACTCCTCAGCCTCCTTGAAACCTTGTTGGGAATTCCCCATTCCAGTGCCTCCCACTGGCCAGCCTAGGCCTACGTCAGGACGGCATCAGTACTACGCCCAATACCCATGTGTCCCACACGTCAGATCTGCAACCAACCAGAGTGTGTCTCAGACAGGCAGCTCACGTGTCCTCCCAGCTGGCCAGAGACTCCACAGACGCTCTCCTGTCCTACCCCCACTGGTTGATCCTCCCATGCCTATAACACATTGGTTTCCTGATCTCTCTCCTCCCAAACGCCCTCTGCCGTTGCCACCTGCTATTCTTGAGGAGCTATACACAGACACATCCTCAGACCCAGCCTTTAGACAGGAAAAGGTCATTGAGGAGATGATGAAGATactagaagaggagagggagaaggatagGGTGGATATACTTGCGGTGGTGgaaaaagagatggagaaaaaatTGAAGAAATTGCAGAGGGAGTCTCCAGCACATAGAATCCAGAAAACGGAGCAGGAAATGGTAGAGATGATGAAGGCaatagaaaaagagagggagttgGATAGGATTGAGATACTTGAAATGGTGGGAAAAGAGATGGACAGAAAATGGAAGAAGATGCAGAATGTAGGTCAGAAAGAGAAG TGA